The genomic stretch TTGACTACTGAAAGATGTTTAAACACAATATAAGACATACTACCAATAAAGAGAAATGAgataaatttatttacttttaagtaAAAACTTATTTGTAAGCCAGGAACAGTGATACATgcttgcaattccagctactcaggagatttcattgtgatatttccatacatgagtgtATTGTACCTTTTATATCTACTACTTTAAGCATAATTCCATAGGTGTCCATGAAGTgaacatttttgttaaaatattaaggGTGCAGAACAATATTGTATCTCACTGTAGAGTTTTGTCACTGTTTCTAGGCTATTATAAAAGGTCTGATTGAGCCAGGTGGGGTGGAACACGCCTGTAGTTCCAAAAACTATGGATAACTTGAGCCCAGATGTTCTAGGCCTGTCTCACCAACAAAGTAAGAACTGATCTAAATATAAATTCTAATTACCCTAATCCAAACAAGAACTGACACAAAATGAAGGTCCTTGTGTTTTGGCAAGAATCTGTCAACCTTTTTTGACCCAACTTGTAGTGGCTCCACCTTTGTCTTTGTCAATTAATGGTGCTTCTTTGTATCAGGTCCTGAAGTCTAGTGattattttttcatcattttgataTGGATGACATTTCCTTCTAATTTTCAAGTTATTCTGCTTCTTTCATATGAAACTGACCCATGAAACTTCAGAGTTTGTAAAACACCTTGAGGAGAAACCTGGGTCTGTGATAAGCTCAGTATCCTCCATCACATCCTTAGGATTCCGTCACCCTATGTCTCCACTTGCAGTGTGCTGTCCTGAAAAAAGGAGCACCCCGAATTCTGCTGTTTACTCTTTCCCTCAGCAGCATCTTGCCTGGTTCCTGGAAACAGGAATCACATAATTTCAAGTCACTTTTTCATACTGTCTCCATTTTTAGAACGCTGGCCCcttcactcatttttttctgtcagcATTTCATTGTATTTAACAGTGTCAGCTTGAGTCATATAACTACTTTAATGATGGAAACAATTTAACTCGAGAGACAATTAATACACCTGGATATATACATTTGATAAAGACCAGATTCAGGGTAAAAACGAAAATAATCTAATGCTCATTTGATACTTAGCAAATAAATCATGATTTTGATAAATTTCTCATGTTTCATATAaagcatacatttttttctaaatagataAATTAGTAGTTTGAAGTACCATTGGGCTGCTGTTTTAGTAAGTCAGAATATCATAATTAGTGATGACATTTTCAATACTGTAAAGCCTATGGTTATGCTATAGGAAgctatttttaattcaaaattcatCACAGAGGCAGAATAGTAGCTGAACTAATCTAACCATATTGCAAAAGCCACAAAGAATTCCaatatgcaaaattttaaatggtCTCATGTGAAATTGAGCATCATTGTAGAAAGCAGCCATTTTATAGACTTATAGTGAGGAGCATAAGTAATGGTACATAGCAGGAGAGattaaaagacacacacaaaaatattttttcctattcaaTTTAGATACATAACGGCCACAAAAGAtgtctggttctctctctctctctctctctctctctctgtctctctttctctctctatatatatatccctcctccctccccctctccctttgtCATTCCCAACATCTGAAGAAACAAGCACTCACATAATATGACTaatatcacacaaatacacaaaaaagcCAAAATGGTGGAAATAATTTCATCAAACTGTTAGAAAGCAATGTTTCCaataaaatatagtttatttAACAATACATATCATTCACAAAATTTGATCACATTTTAGGTAGCATTATGAATTCCATTACTTTTGTTTTAGTTCAATATGTAGTATTTTTGAAGGCACTTAAAATTTTCTCATGTGAAGAAACTTGGTGATCTGTCTGGTGGAGCAGGAGGTTATACCCAATAGGCTAAGCCACTGTGGAAATTCCTCAGTAGAATCCACAGGACCAGTATCTTCCACAGCACAGTGGGCGGTAGCAGCCATAACCATAGCCACCATAGCCACAGCCATAGCCACAGCCTAGGCCACCATAGCCACAGCCCAGGCCCCCATAGTAGTTGCCATAGTAGCACATGGTATAGGGAGTGGAGTGTTCAGTTGAGGACCAGGAGGTGTCTCTTGAGTCTGGATGTCACTGTGTGCCAAGTGCCTTTTATACACCCTCGGTGATGTGGAAAACCAAGCATCTCACTAACGTGCTTCAGACAACATCAGGCATACCTGATTTATTGGAAAAACAAGGCTCTCATAACTGAGATAATTTTCTTCCTATGTCAGGGTTCCAGGATCTCTTTATGGGTCTTTAAAATGAATGCCTTTTTCTATTTGCAAGGCTCTGGCTCATTCTATATTTAGCTTATTCAATACATGTGACCTCATTACAGGGTATGAGGTAAATCATCAAAATAGGTaacccatttttgtttttgttttgttttctttctattccttcaTTATGAAGtggatttctttcattctttcattctttctttctttctctctccttccttccttccttctttctttgtttctcaaaataaatttttaatgggAATTTTTCCTGTGTCTTCCTCATGAAGAACGGAGTAGTTATGACTCTGTTATGGATAGCTGGTGGAAAATTAGTATgatataaaatcatattttagatTTCTACTTTTAGAGTATGTTATTTCCAGCTTTCCACAAATAAATGACTATTTTATGGAGATAAAGTATATATGCTCCATATTTCTGGTCACCACTCCATGGGAAGGTGTTATAGATATAATTGGACAACACACCAAGATTGATTTGGATGCTCAACCCTCAACtcttatgtactttttaaaaatatcaaggtcacattttctctcacaaATGATTTGCAGGTACAGCTATAGTGG from Castor canadensis chromosome 5, mCasCan1.hap1v2, whole genome shotgun sequence encodes the following:
- the LOC109676249 gene encoding keratin-associated protein 20-2-like yields the protein MCYYGNYYGGLGCGYGGLGCGYGCGYGGYGYGCYRPLCCGRYWSCGFY